The following are encoded together in the Ascochyta rabiei chromosome 19, complete sequence genome:
- a CDS encoding H(+)-transporting V0 sector ATPase subunit d, with the protein MTATELLEHSTHCIMEGLFYNVKYGYIEGVVRGYRNALLTSQNYSNLTQCETIDDVKLQLSPAYGDFLASLPPNPSTSALAAKTTDKLVAEFRYIQANATGSLSKFMEYLTYGYMIDNVALLITGTLHERDTRELLERCHPLGWFETMPVLCVATNIEELYNSVLIETPLAPYFKGSLSHQDLDELNIEIIRNTLYKNYLEDFHNWVNTDPEIAGTPTSDVMSEVLQFEADRRSINISLNSFGTELSKADRKKLYPAFGKLHPEGTMMLSRADDVEGVRIAVESVAEYKTFFDQTGLSQGGGGGVGNMSGGTGGESRSLEDLFYQKEMEISKLAFTYQFTHAVVYAWVKLREQEIRNITWIAECIAQNQKERIGNYISVF; encoded by the exons ATGACGGCGACTGAGCTTCTCGAGCACTCTACACATTGCATCATGGAGGGCCTATTCTACAACGTCAAATACGG CTACATCGAGGGTGTCGTGCGCGGCTACCGCAATGCGCTGCTCACCAGCCAGAACTACAGCAACTTGACACAGTGCGAGACCATCGACG ACGTCAAGCTGCAGCTATCGCCCGCGTACGGAGACTTCCTCGCCTCCCTGCCTCCCAACCCGTCCACATCTGCGCTCGCCGCCAAAACAACTGACAAGCTCGTCGCCGAGTTCCGCTACATCCAGGCCAATGCTACGGGATCTCTCTCCAAGTTCATGGAATATCTGACTTACGGATACATGATCGACAACGTTGCGCTGCTGATTACGGGTACGCTGCACGAAAGGGACACTCGCGAGCTGTTAGAGAGGTGCCATCCGCTTGGCTGGTTCGAGACGATGCCGGTGCTGTGCGTAGCCACAAACATTGAGGAACTCTACAACTCTGTCCTGATCGAGACACCACTTGCGCCGTACTTCAAGGGCTCGCTCAGCCATCAGGACTTGGACGAGCTGAACATCGAGATCATCCGCAACACCTTGTACAAGAACTACCTGGAAGACTTCCACAACTGGGTCAACACCGATCCTGAGATCGCTGGAACGCCCACTTCGGACGTCATGTCTGAAGTCCTGCAATTCGAGGCGGACCGCAGGAGTATCAACATCTCGCTGAACTCGTTCGGTACCGAGCTTTCCAAGGCAGACAGGAAGAAGCTCTACCCTGCGTTCGGCAAGCTCCACCCGGAGGGCACCATGATGCTGTCGCGAGCAGACGATGTCGAGGGTGTTCGTATTGCTGTAGAGAGCGTCGCAGAGTACAAGACCTTCTTCGATCAGACAGGCCTCAGCCaaggtggcggtggcggtgttGGTAACATGTCTGGTGGCACAGGCGGAGAATCAAGGAGCTTAGAAGACTTGTTCTACCAGAAGGAGATGGAGATTTCGAAGCTGGCGTTCACCTATCAGTTCACGCACGCTGTTGTCTACGCATGGGTCAAATTGCGCGAACAG GAAATCCGCAACATTACCTGGATAGCTGAGTGCATTGCGCAGAACCAGAAAGAGCGCATTGGCAACTACATCAGTGTCTTCTAA